Part of the Aquabacterium sp. NJ1 genome, ATCAGGTCAAGGTGCTGGCCACCACGCCCGGCGCCAAGCTCGAAGGCCTGAAGTTCAAGCACCCGCTGGCCCATGTGGACAAGGGGTATGACCGCGAAGCGCCCGTTTACCTGGCCGAGTACGTCAGCGCCGAGGACGGCACCGGCATCGTGCACGCCGCGCCTGCCTACGGCGTGGACGACTTCAACTCCTGCATCGCGCACGGCCTGAAGTTCGACGACATCCTCAACCCCGTGCAGGGCAATGGCGTCTACGAAGCCGATCTGCCCTTGTTCGGCGGCCAGCACATCTGGAAGGCTGCGCCCGTGGTGCTCGAGACCCTGCGCGAGCACGGCCGACTGCTGGCCACCAAGGACATCGTCCACAGCTACCCGCACTGCTGGCGCCACAAGACGCCGGTGATCTTCCGTGCGGCTGCGCAATGGTTCGTGCGCATGGACGAAGGCGAGGGCGTGTTCGCTTCCAACCCGGCCGACAAGACCCTGCGCCAGACTGCGCTGGATGCCATCGACCACACCACCTTCTACCCGGAGAACGGCCGCACCCGCCTGCGCGACATGATCGCCAACCGCCCTGACTGGTGCATCAGCCGTCAGCGCAACTGGGGCGTGCCACTGCCTTTCTTCCTGCACAAGGTCACGGGCGAGTTGCACCCCAACACCATGGCCTTCATGGACAAGGCTGCTGACCTGGTCGAAGCCGGCGGCGTGGAAGCCTGGTCCAAGCTGGACCCGGCCGAATGGCTGGGCGCGGAAGCAGCCGAGTACAGCAAGTCCACCGACATCCTGGACGTGTGGTTCGACTCCGGCACCTCCTTCTTCCACGTGCTCAACCCGGCGCAAGGCAGCCACCCGACGGCCGGCCACGATGAGCTGCACGAAGCCGACCTGTACCTGGAAGGCCACGACCAGCACCGCGGCTGGTTCCACAGCTCCTTGCTGGCTGCCTGCGCCATCTACGGCCGCGCACCTTACAAGGGTCTGCTGACCCACGGCTTCACCGTGGACGGTCAGGGCCGCAAGATGTCCAAGTCCGTGGGCAACACGGTGGCACCGCAAGAGATCAGCACCAAGATGGGCGCCGAGATCATCCGCCTGTGGGCCGCGTCGACCGACTACTCGGGCGACCTGGGCATCGACGACAAGATCCTCGCCCGCGTGGTGGACGGCTACCGCCGCATCCGCAACACCCTGCGTTTCCTGCTGGCCAACACCTCCGACTTCAACCCCGAAACGGATGCCGTGCCGCTGGGCGAGTTGCTGGAGATCGACCGCTACGCACTGGCCCGCGCCTCGCAGCTGCAGGAGGACATCCTCGCGCACTACGAGCGCTACGAGTTCCACCCGGTCGTGGCCAAGCTGCAGGTCTATTGCTCCGAAGACCTGGGCGCGTTCTACCTGGACGTGCTCAAGGACCGCCTGTACACCAGCGCCGCCAAGAGCCACGCCCGCCGCGCCGCGCAGACCGCGCTGTGGCACATCACGAACGGCATGCTGCGCTGGATGGCGCCGTTCCTGAGCTTCACGGCCGAAGAGGCCTGGAAGGTCTTCAACGGCGGCGAGTCGATCTTCACCGAAACCTACTGGGACTTCCACGAAGCGGACAAGGACGCCGAACTGCTGGCCAAGTGGTCGCGCATCCGCGCCTTCCGCGAGGAGTGCAACCGCCAGATCGAAGAAGTCCGCACCCGTGGTGAAGTGGGCGCCTCGCTGCAGGCCAATCTCTTCGTCACCATCAGCGCCGACGACCAGCGCCTGCTGGCCGATCTGCGCAGCCTGGGTGATGACCTCAAGTTCGTGCTGATCGTCTCCAGCGTCGAGCTGGCCGAAGGCCATGCCACCCAGATCGAGGTCAACCCGTCCAAGGCTGTGAAGTGCGAGCGTTGCTGGCACTACCGTGACGACGTTGGCGTCAACCCCGAGCACCCCACCATCTGCGGCCGTTGCGACAGCAACCTGCACGGTGAGGGTGAACACCGCGAACACGCCTGAGCACCCGCATGGCCACCAAAAAGTCCGCTTCGGGCGCCAACCAGGGTTTGCTGCCCTGGTTGGGCATCGCCTTCATCCTGATCCTGCTGGACCAGTTCACCAAGGTGCTGATCCTGGGCATGTTCCAGCTGGGGGACGGCCGCCACGTGCTGTCCTTCTTCAACATCGTGCGCGTGCACAACACCGGTGCAGCGTTCTCCTTCCTGGCCCATGCGGGCGGCTGGCAACGCTGGTTCTTCGTGGGCCTGGCCTTCGCCGCCACCGGTTTCATCCTCTACATGCTGCGCCAGCACAGCGGCCAGAAGCTGTTTGCCTGGGCGATGTCACTGATCCTGGGCGGCGCCATCGGCAACGTGATCGACCGCCTGGTGCACGGCTACGTGGTCGACTTCCTGGACTTCCACTGGAACTTCCTGTCGCCCATGTTCCCGGGCGGCCACTTCCCGGCCTTCAATGTGGCTGACTGCGGCATCACCATCGGCGCCGGCTTGCTGATCCTGGACGAATTGCGCCGAGTACGTCGCGGTTGAATACATTTGGGGACAAAAAGCAGGCTGACTGACACCGGTTGACCTGTTTTCCCCGTGTTTTCACCAGTGACGCAGCGCCATTCCAGGCGTACTTTTCTCCTATCGAAGGTGCTTCGGAGGAGAACGCATGGGTACGGCTGGTCGTCTGACACATCATGTCCTGGTTTCTCGTCGCCGTACGCACCGTCGTCGCCCGACCCTTCGCAGGGCCCACCTCTGGCCAGGGCAGCCTTCGCAACAGGATGCGCCCTCATCCCAGCTTGAGTTGTCATCGCGCTTCCTGACGCCGATTGCCGAAGCGCCGCTGGCCCCCGGCATGAAGCTGGCCAGCGCACCAGGCCAGGTGGACGTCGCCCCCATCATCGATGCCGACCCGGCTGAGGCCGCGCGCCGCAACAGCGTGCTGGACATGCCCTTGGCGCAGTTGAGCTGGCACGACCCTTTCGAGTGGCTCTCCCTGGGCTGGCATGACTTCACCCGCGCACCTTTGATCGGCCTGTTCTACGGGGCCTGCTTCGTGCTCATGGGCTGGCTGATGGTGGCCTGCTTCCATCAGGCGCCGCAGTACACGCTGGCGCTGTCTGCAGGTTTCCTTTTGCTCGGCCCTTTCCTGTGCCTGGGCCTGTACGAGGTCAGCCGCCGCCTGGGCCGCGGTGAACCCGTCAGCATGTGGTCCTCGCTCACGGCCTGGCGCATCAGCAGCGGGCAGTTGGCCATCTTTGCCTGTGTGCTGCTGGTGCTGGAAATGCTCTGGGGGCGCTCGGCCATGATCGTCTTTGCGATCAGCTTCGATGGTGTGCCGGATTTCAGCGGCCCGCTGTCTTCGATGCTGACCGAGGAGTACCTGACCTTCTTCGCCGGCTACATGGCGGTCGGTGCGCTGTTTGCCGGCTTGATCTTCGCCTTCAGCGTCATCTCCATGCCCATGATGCTGGACAAGTCCACCGATGCCATCTCGGCCGCGCTGGCCAGCATGCGCCTGGTCACGACGCAGACGGGCGTGATGCTGCTGTGGGGCGCCCTGATCACCCTGGCCATCGTCATGGCCATGTTGCCGGGCTTTCTGGGCCTGCTGGTGGTCGGGCCCGTGGTGGGGCATGCGTCCTGGCATGCGTATCGCAAGGCCACCATGGCGCGTGACTGAGCGCCTGATGGCGTGCCCACTGGCGCACCCATTGCCGCATCGTTTGCGGCATCGTTTGCCCGCTTGATCCGCGCGCGCTCTTTCTTGTCAGGCTGTTCTAATGGCAGGTGATCGACCACCTGCCTGAGCCTGCCTTGACGCGCCCCGCCTATCTCCAGCCCCGCATCCTGTTCCTGCTGGTATTGCCGCCCATGATGTGGGCGGGCAATGCCGTCGTGGGCCGCCTGATGGTCGGCACCTTGCCACCCGTGGCCATGAACGCCTTGCGCTGGTTGATGGTCGCCTTGATGCTGATGCCCCTGTCGACTCGGGTCTGGCGGGACATGGCCGCCATCCGCCAGCGTTGGGTGTACCTCGCCGCCATTGGCGTGCTGGGCGTGGGCACCTACAACGCGATGCAGTACCTGGCGCTGCAGACCTCGACCCCGCTGAACGTCACCTTGATCGGCTCCAGCGTGCCCGTCTGGATGATGCTGGTGGGCTGGCTGGCTTACGGCCAGCGCTTGCATGCACGTCAACTGCTGGGCGCACTGTTGTCCGCCTTGGGTGTGGTGCTGGTGATCGCGCAAGGCCAGTGGGAGGTGCTGCGGCATGTGCGCCTCGTGCCGGGCGATCTGTTGATGCTGCTGGCCAGCCTGGCCTGGGCGTTCTACAGCTGGATGCTGGCTTGCCCACCTGCCAACATGCTGGGGCACCAGCGGCCGGACTGGGACTGGGCGGCCTTCTTGCAGATTCAGGTGCTGTTTGGCCTGATATGGGCCGGGGCTTGCACCGCCGTGGAAGCCATCATGGCCGGGCCTGGGCAGGCGCCCATGTGGCCCTCAAGCTGGCAGGCCTGGGGCGCGATGGTCTTCATCGCCATTGGCCCGTCCATCCTGGCCTATCGCTGCTGGGGTCTGGGCGTGCAGGCCGTGGGGCCCACCATGGCCGCCTTCTTTGGCAACCTCACGTCCATCTTCGCGGCGGTGTGGTCTGCCCTGTTGCTGGGGCAGCATCCCCGCTGGTATCACCCCGTTGCGCTGGTGCTGATCACCGTGGGGATCGCTGTTTCATCGCGCGTCAGAAGCGGCGACCAGGCCCGCGACGCGACTTGAACGGGGGCTGGCCACGCCAGAAGCGGATCATCAGCCAGCCGCCCAGCATGCCACCCAGGTGCGCAAAGTGCGCGATGCCCGAGGTGGTGTCCTTCCAGCTCAGCAGCAGCTCCAGCAAACCGAAGCCCAGCACGTAGTACTTGACCTTCATGGGGATGGGGGGGAACAGCGGCATGATGATCCGGTTGGGGAACATCATGGCGTAAGCCAGCAGCAGGCCGTAGATGCCGCCCGAGGCGCCCACCATGGGGTGGCCCCAGCCCCCCAGGAAGGACATCAGCAACTGTGTGGCGCCAGCCGCCACCACGCTGGCCAGCAGGAACTCCAGGTAGCGCCGGTTGCCCCAGACGCGCTCCAGCTCACCACCGAACATCCACAGCGCCAGCATGTTGAAGAACAGGTGCTCGATCGAGCCATGCAGGAAGGCATAGCTCACCAGCTGCCAGGGCAGGAAGTTGCCGCTTTGCAGTGGCCACAGTTCCAGGTAGAACCGCAATGCACCGCCAGTCAAGGCATCGTCCAGGCAGAACATGGCGACGTTGATCAGAATCAGTGCCTGGGTAAGGGGGGGAAGCGGCGGCATGCTTTCTGAGAATGGGCAGTGGATGTAGGCGCACATCATAAGGGCCGGCGAGAAGCCCCCAAGGCCCGCGGGTCCTCGGTACAGACCCTTTGATTCAGCCCATCTCCGGTGATCCGTCACAGCGGGCTGGCATGCAACTCGCTAAGGTGTTGACAAGCCCTGGCGCCAGATCGGCGGGCACTTTGGAGACGGAGGTCTTTGACCATGTCAGCCCATATCGTTTTGACCTCACACCCTGCTCGCAAAAAGAGCGACGAGGCCCATCAGGGCATCGAATGGGGCGCAGCCACCGCGGCGCAGCGGGGCCCCCTGGTTGCCAGCGTGGCCAACCCGGGTGTGCGCAACGTCATCGGCACGCACGCGGGTGCCTACTCCGTCTATCGTGCCCTGGCGGTGGCCTCCGGTGCGCTGCAGCGCGACCACAAGCCCGACCTCACCAACACGATGCCTGCCGAAGTCATCGGCCCGCACCCGCAATGGGCAGACCCCGGCAAGATCGTCTCGCTGGACCCCTGGGGGCATCTCGTGGCCAGCGAGTTCAAGGCCCAACTGGACGCCGGCCTCGACGTGCGCCCCACCATCGCCATCACCAAGGCCCACATCAACATGCCCGAGCTGTTGGCGGCCATGGCCAGCGGCCGGCTTCAACCCGATGGCGACATCCTGCAGGCCAATGGCGACGTCAAGGTGACCAAGGCGGCCATCGACCCCGTCTGGTACCTGCCGGGCCTGGCCGAGCGTTTCGGCATCAAGGAAAGCGCATTGCGCCGCCACCTGTTCGAGCAGACCGCCGGCATGTTCCCCGAACTGGTGACGCGGCCCGATCTCAAGGTGTTCCTGCCACCCATTGGCGGCATGACGCTGTACTTCTTCGGCGATGTCAGCCTGCTGGGCAAGCCTGAGACCAAGGTGGCCTGCCGCGTGCACGATGAATGCAATGGCTCGGACGTGTTCGGCTCCGACATCTGCACCTGCCGCCCTTATCTGGCCCATGGCATCGAGGTGTGCATCGAGATGGCCCAGCAAGGCGGTGTGGGCCTGTGCATCTACAACCGCAAGGAAGGGCGCGCGCTGGGCGAGGTCACCAAGTTCCTCGTCTACAACGCGCGCAAGCGCCAGAACGGTGGCGACCGTGCCGAGACCTATTTCGAGCGCACCGAATGCGTGGCCGGTGTGCAGGACATGCGCTTCCAGCAACTCATGCCCGATGTCTTTCACTGGCTGGGCATCAAGCGCATTGACCGCTGGGCTTCCATGAGCAACATGAAACACGGTGCGCTGGTGGAGCAGGGCATCGAGGTGGTCGAGCGCGTGCCAATCCCCGATGCCTTGATCCCTGCAGACGCCCGCGTTGAAATGGACGCCAAGAAGGCCGCAGGCTATTTCTCGACCTACACACCCGATGCGAGCGAGCTGGCCCAGCCCAAGGGCAGGGGGTTGATGGAATGAGCGCCCTGCATGCCCCTGCACCCAGCCTGGCAGACAAGCTGCTGAGCACCTGCGCCGTTCGCCAGCACAGCGCGGCGATCATGGCCCTGGCGCAGTCAGGCCAAGCCCGCCACTTCACCTGGCACCCTGAGCGCATGGCCGTGGTGTCGGCTTATGTGGCCAATGTGATCCGCCAGCGCTACCCGAGCCTCAAGGTGCCGTACCACAGCCGTTGGCGGCATTTCGAGGCCGGTGGCGTGGACCGGTGGTCGGCCGTGTCCCATGAGCAGGGGTTGGATGGTTTGCACACACGCCTGGAGCGCGCCCGCGCCCGGGTGGACCTGGCCATCACCAGCGTGCTGCTGGACGCCGGCGCGGGCCCATCGTGGCAATACAGGGATCAGGCAAGCAGCCAGGCTCTCAGCCGCTCAGAAGGCCTGGGTGTGGCCAGCCTCCGGTGGTGGTCTGGGGGCGGGCTCTCCAGCGATCCGCATCAACCCTGCCGCGCAGACGCCAAAGGGCTGGAGCGCGTGCAGACGGCCGATCTGGCCCTGGCCTTTCAGGTGTCGGACAAGAACCCGCTGGTGGGCCTGGAAGGGCGTGCCAACCTGCTGCGGCAACTGGCCCTGGCGCTCAAGGCCCATCC contains:
- the ileS gene encoding isoleucine--tRNA ligase — its product is MSQDKKSAAPANTAGEGQYRATLNMPDTPFPMRGDLPKREPGWVAEWEKNGLYDKLRAARQGAPKFVLHDGPPYANGNIHIGHAVNKVLKDMIVKARQLKGMDAIYVPGWDCHGLPIENQIEKTFGRNLSRDDVQAKARVYAAEQIDGQRTDFKRLGVLADWAHPYRTMDFGNEANEIRALKKIVERGYVYRGLKPVYWCFDCGSSLAEFEIEYADKKSQTLDVAFLSAEPAALAAAFGLSALSKDAFAVIWTTTAWTIPANQALNVHAELSYALVDTPKGLLVLAESLVEKAVARYGFEPDQVKVLATTPGAKLEGLKFKHPLAHVDKGYDREAPVYLAEYVSAEDGTGIVHAAPAYGVDDFNSCIAHGLKFDDILNPVQGNGVYEADLPLFGGQHIWKAAPVVLETLREHGRLLATKDIVHSYPHCWRHKTPVIFRAAAQWFVRMDEGEGVFASNPADKTLRQTALDAIDHTTFYPENGRTRLRDMIANRPDWCISRQRNWGVPLPFFLHKVTGELHPNTMAFMDKAADLVEAGGVEAWSKLDPAEWLGAEAAEYSKSTDILDVWFDSGTSFFHVLNPAQGSHPTAGHDELHEADLYLEGHDQHRGWFHSSLLAACAIYGRAPYKGLLTHGFTVDGQGRKMSKSVGNTVAPQEISTKMGAEIIRLWAASTDYSGDLGIDDKILARVVDGYRRIRNTLRFLLANTSDFNPETDAVPLGELLEIDRYALARASQLQEDILAHYERYEFHPVVAKLQVYCSEDLGAFYLDVLKDRLYTSAAKSHARRAAQTALWHITNGMLRWMAPFLSFTAEEAWKVFNGGESIFTETYWDFHEADKDAELLAKWSRIRAFREECNRQIEEVRTRGEVGASLQANLFVTISADDQRLLADLRSLGDDLKFVLIVSSVELAEGHATQIEVNPSKAVKCERCWHYRDDVGVNPEHPTICGRCDSNLHGEGEHREHA
- the lspA gene encoding signal peptidase II, translated to MATKKSASGANQGLLPWLGIAFILILLDQFTKVLILGMFQLGDGRHVLSFFNIVRVHNTGAAFSFLAHAGGWQRWFFVGLAFAATGFILYMLRQHSGQKLFAWAMSLILGGAIGNVIDRLVHGYVVDFLDFHWNFLSPMFPGGHFPAFNVADCGITIGAGLLILDELRRVRRG
- a CDS encoding DUF2189 domain-containing protein, with protein sequence MSSRFLTPIAEAPLAPGMKLASAPGQVDVAPIIDADPAEAARRNSVLDMPLAQLSWHDPFEWLSLGWHDFTRAPLIGLFYGACFVLMGWLMVACFHQAPQYTLALSAGFLLLGPFLCLGLYEVSRRLGRGEPVSMWSSLTAWRISSGQLAIFACVLLVLEMLWGRSAMIVFAISFDGVPDFSGPLSSMLTEEYLTFFAGYMAVGALFAGLIFAFSVISMPMMLDKSTDAISAALASMRLVTTQTGVMLLWGALITLAIVMAMLPGFLGLLVVGPVVGHASWHAYRKATMARD
- a CDS encoding DMT family transporter, producing the protein MTRPAYLQPRILFLLVLPPMMWAGNAVVGRLMVGTLPPVAMNALRWLMVALMLMPLSTRVWRDMAAIRQRWVYLAAIGVLGVGTYNAMQYLALQTSTPLNVTLIGSSVPVWMMLVGWLAYGQRLHARQLLGALLSALGVVLVIAQGQWEVLRHVRLVPGDLLMLLASLAWAFYSWMLACPPANMLGHQRPDWDWAAFLQIQVLFGLIWAGACTAVEAIMAGPGQAPMWPSSWQAWGAMVFIAIGPSILAYRCWGLGVQAVGPTMAAFFGNLTSIFAAVWSALLLGQHPRWYHPVALVLITVGIAVSSRVRSGDQARDAT
- a CDS encoding rhomboid family intramembrane serine protease, which encodes MPPLPPLTQALILINVAMFCLDDALTGGALRFYLELWPLQSGNFLPWQLVSYAFLHGSIEHLFFNMLALWMFGGELERVWGNRRYLEFLLASVVAAGATQLLMSFLGGWGHPMVGASGGIYGLLLAYAMMFPNRIIMPLFPPIPMKVKYYVLGFGLLELLLSWKDTTSGIAHFAHLGGMLGGWLMIRFWRGQPPFKSRRGPGRRF
- a CDS encoding GTP cyclohydrolase II, producing MSAHIVLTSHPARKKSDEAHQGIEWGAATAAQRGPLVASVANPGVRNVIGTHAGAYSVYRALAVASGALQRDHKPDLTNTMPAEVIGPHPQWADPGKIVSLDPWGHLVASEFKAQLDAGLDVRPTIAITKAHINMPELLAAMASGRLQPDGDILQANGDVKVTKAAIDPVWYLPGLAERFGIKESALRRHLFEQTAGMFPELVTRPDLKVFLPPIGGMTLYFFGDVSLLGKPETKVACRVHDECNGSDVFGSDICTCRPYLAHGIEVCIEMAQQGGVGLCIYNRKEGRALGEVTKFLVYNARKRQNGGDRAETYFERTECVAGVQDMRFQQLMPDVFHWLGIKRIDRWASMSNMKHGALVEQGIEVVERVPIPDALIPADARVEMDAKKAAGYFSTYTPDASELAQPKGRGLME
- a CDS encoding DUF1688 family protein, with product MSALHAPAPSLADKLLSTCAVRQHSAAIMALAQSGQARHFTWHPERMAVVSAYVANVIRQRYPSLKVPYHSRWRHFEAGGVDRWSAVSHEQGLDGLHTRLERARARVDLAITSVLLDAGAGPSWQYRDQASSQALSRSEGLGVASLRWWSGGGLSSDPHQPCRADAKGLERVQTADLALAFQVSDKNPLVGLEGRANLLRQLALALKAHPDVYGRPDEPGLLRPGHLIDTLFRQSPTGQVRAAHVLSLLLHTLGHIWPGRHELGGVPLGDCWPHPDAPDGWLPFHKLSQWMTYSLLEPLEDAGLTVIGLDELTGLPEYRNGGLLLDLGLLQARDRAFHTTRWAVDAEPIVEWRALTVAILDHLAEAVRGELGMTPEQFPLARVLEGGSWAAGRQIALAKRPGGPPPVQLDSDGTVF